A single genomic interval of Chitinophaga sp. 180180018-3 harbors:
- a CDS encoding DUF3050 domain-containing protein, producing MNVGFIQETIAPIREKIVSHPLYGQLRTPEDVRRFMEHHVYAVWDFMSLLKGLQQQLTCVNVPWIPVGNAATRYLINEIVTGEESDIDQNGNRCSHFELYERAMQQAGADISHIQALISDVKTGRSIDSILSTPALPEAVKGFLRFTFDVIATGKPHILASVFTFGREDLIPDMFLALVKDLGEKFPGTLDIFIYYLERHIEVDGDHHSQLAIQMVNELCGTDQAKWEEAARYAEQSLQWRHRLWSSIIAENVVV from the coding sequence ATGAACGTAGGATTTATACAGGAAACCATTGCTCCTATCAGGGAAAAGATAGTATCTCACCCGCTATACGGCCAGCTGCGGACGCCAGAAGATGTTCGTCGGTTTATGGAACATCACGTTTATGCCGTATGGGATTTCATGTCATTGTTAAAGGGATTACAGCAGCAGCTGACCTGCGTAAATGTACCATGGATTCCGGTAGGAAATGCAGCAACCCGCTATCTCATTAATGAAATTGTTACCGGGGAAGAAAGCGATATAGATCAGAATGGGAACCGTTGCAGTCATTTTGAATTATACGAACGGGCTATGCAACAGGCTGGCGCTGATATATCCCATATACAGGCGCTGATCAGCGATGTTAAAACCGGAAGGTCTATCGACAGCATTCTTTCAACCCCTGCCCTTCCAGAGGCGGTAAAGGGCTTTCTTCGCTTTACATTTGATGTTATTGCCACCGGCAAACCTCATATACTGGCATCGGTATTTACTTTTGGTCGGGAAGACCTGATTCCTGATATGTTTCTGGCCCTGGTAAAGGATCTGGGCGAAAAATTTCCAGGCACACTAGACATCTTTATTTACTACCTGGAGCGTCATATTGAAGTTGATGGCGATCATCATAGCCAACTGGCGATTCAGATGGTAAATGAGCTTTGCGGTACCGACCAGGCCAAATGGGAAGAAGCTGCCCGGTATGCTGAACAGTCGCTGCAATGGAGACATCGGCTCTGGAGTAGCATCATTGCTGAAAATGTAGTCGTATAA
- a CDS encoding recombinase family protein, whose amino-acid sequence MSNDLHLFESFTKGKKTATTSSRNCVIYTRVSTKEQADNNMSLETQRKACEAYANKSGYHIAGYFGGTYESAKTDERKEFNNMLSFVKRSKEKIAYIIVYSVDRFSRSGTNAMYIADQLKKAGILVYAVTQPTDTTTVSGRLQQNIQFIFSEYDNQLRREKCMAGVKEKLLQGIWCTSPPLGYNIVRRNGKKEFVINQTGKLLRKGFEWKAEGVSNEEVRARLAARGLKLDNQRISDFLRNPFYCGLLVHNALEGKIVEGVQEKVASKELFLKVNGILSQNHQGYNLKPENENIPLKRFLKCDDCGNYLRAYKAAKNQQYYYKCNTPGCKCNKRADNLHSAFKTLLNSYTVDVNEDHRTIIRLQMIATYNLLTAEGRAQQEQLHKQLAEVDRKLQRLKERFAMEEIDREIYEEFKPRLLEERKNIEQELLKFKNGVSNLEKCVDECITYASKLASLWDLGDYGEKQQLQFLLFPEGILYNRKNDTCRTPRVNEVFRQIAAQASDLHQIKSGNKTFYSYVPAFVV is encoded by the coding sequence ATGAGTAACGATTTACACCTCTTTGAATCCTTTACGAAAGGAAAGAAAACAGCCACCACAAGTAGTAGGAATTGCGTGATTTATACGCGGGTTTCAACGAAAGAACAGGCTGATAATAATATGAGCCTCGAGACACAGCGTAAAGCCTGTGAGGCGTATGCCAACAAAAGTGGTTATCATATAGCAGGGTATTTCGGAGGAACGTATGAAAGTGCCAAGACTGATGAGAGGAAAGAGTTTAATAACATGCTTTCCTTTGTAAAAAGGAGCAAGGAGAAGATTGCCTACATCATTGTTTATAGCGTTGACCGGTTTAGCCGTTCAGGAACCAATGCCATGTATATTGCGGATCAATTGAAGAAAGCAGGGATATTAGTTTATGCGGTAACACAGCCAACGGATACTACAACTGTTAGTGGGAGGTTGCAACAAAATATCCAGTTTATTTTCAGTGAATATGACAACCAGCTTCGCCGGGAAAAGTGCATGGCGGGAGTAAAAGAGAAGCTATTACAAGGAATATGGTGCACCTCACCGCCATTAGGATATAATATTGTACGCAGAAATGGAAAAAAAGAATTTGTCATCAATCAAACAGGGAAGCTGCTCAGGAAGGGTTTTGAATGGAAGGCAGAAGGAGTATCCAATGAAGAAGTAAGAGCCAGGTTAGCCGCGCGCGGATTAAAGCTTGACAATCAAAGGATTTCAGACTTTTTGCGGAATCCGTTCTATTGTGGATTGCTCGTCCACAATGCCTTGGAGGGAAAAATAGTAGAAGGGGTACAGGAAAAAGTGGCGTCAAAGGAATTGTTTCTAAAAGTGAATGGCATTCTATCACAAAATCACCAGGGATACAACCTTAAACCTGAAAATGAAAATATTCCTTTAAAGCGCTTTTTAAAGTGTGACGACTGTGGTAATTACCTGCGGGCATACAAAGCCGCTAAAAATCAGCAATATTATTATAAGTGTAATACCCCCGGCTGTAAATGCAACAAGCGGGCCGACAATCTGCACTCAGCATTCAAGACACTGTTGAATAGTTATACAGTGGATGTAAATGAAGATCACAGGACTATAATCCGGCTCCAGATGATTGCCACTTATAACCTGTTAACGGCAGAAGGGAGGGCGCAGCAGGAACAGCTTCATAAGCAATTAGCAGAGGTAGATAGAAAATTGCAACGGCTTAAAGAACGCTTCGCTATGGAGGAAATTGATCGGGAGATATATGAGGAATTTAAGCCCCGGCTTTTGGAGGAGCGCAAAAATATTGAGCAGGAGCTGCTTAAATTCAAAAATGGAGTGTCGAACCTTGAAAAGTGTGTCGACGAGTGCATTACCTATGCTTCTAAACTAGCGTCCTTGTGGGATTTAGGTGATTATGGGGAGAAACAGCAGCTACAATTTTTGCTCTTTCCTGAAGGGATATTATATAATCGGAAAAATGATACGTGTCGAACCCCGCGCGTAAATGAAGTATTCCGCCAGATTGCAGCGCAGGCAAGTGATTTGCACCAAATAAAAAGCGGGAACAAAACCTTTTACAGTTATGTTCCCGCTTTCGTGGTGTGA
- a CDS encoding DUF433 domain-containing protein: MDITQYIDINPKVMLGKPVIKGTRITVELILERLSSGETVQDILVAYPHITPEAINIIRYDNISIIFYYLLMGVKYV, from the coding sequence ATGGACATAACACAATACATAGATATCAATCCAAAGGTTATGCTGGGTAAACCCGTAATTAAAGGTACACGTATTACTGTTGAGTTAATATTGGAAAGATTATCAAGCGGTGAAACAGTGCAGGATATACTCGTAGCTTATCCACATATTACACCAGAGGCAATAAATATCATCAGATACGACAACATCTCTATTATCTTCTATTATCTTCTAATGGGGGTTAAATATGTTTAA
- a CDS encoding helix-turn-helix transcriptional regulator produces the protein MSEKRILNRIKSVLADKGKTNIWLAEQLGKNKTTISKWCTNDQQPTLETLFDIAVALDVDVKELLISNKPRK, from the coding sequence ATGTCAGAAAAGAGAATCCTTAATAGAATCAAAAGTGTCCTGGCGGATAAAGGAAAGACCAATATCTGGTTGGCGGAGCAGTTGGGGAAAAACAAAACAACAATATCTAAGTGGTGTACAAATGATCAGCAGCCCACGCTGGAGACGCTGTTTGATATTGCAGTTGCGTTAGATGTTGATGTTAAGGAACTCCTCATTTCGAATAAACCTCGAAAATAA
- a CDS encoding DsrE family protein: MKKLFILVGCLLVYLASYAQADYKVVFDITSKSVADHNTVMRQVNSILKGSPDAQLEIAVYGEALDMVLKDKSKITTALTELLNNKNVSVKVCGATMKRNNKVASELIPGVQVVPDAIYEIVTKQREGWGYIKVAQ, from the coding sequence ATGAAAAAGCTATTCATACTTGTGGGATGTTTGCTTGTATATCTCGCATCTTATGCCCAGGCTGATTACAAGGTAGTATTTGATATTACCAGCAAATCGGTAGCGGATCATAACACGGTAATGCGGCAAGTGAACAGTATTTTGAAAGGTAGCCCGGATGCACAGCTGGAGATAGCTGTGTACGGCGAGGCATTGGATATGGTTTTGAAAGATAAATCCAAAATAACCACTGCCCTCACAGAATTGCTGAACAATAAAAATGTGAGCGTAAAAGTATGCGGTGCTACTATGAAGCGGAATAATAAAGTAGCCAGTGAATTGATCCCCGGTGTACAAGTAGTGCCGGATGCCATTTATGAAATAGTCACCAAACAGCGTGAAGGGTGGGGGTATATCAAAGTAGCGCAGTAA
- a CDS encoding c-type cytochrome, translated as MKKLFFRVLLGMVLLGLILVVIKMFFACQTKRGRNLTTVLWMAPDTAMIPYTPNGAMILYGRDLIVHTSIYLGPRGKIAAISNGMNCQNCHLDAGTKRWGNNYGGTASTYPKFRERSGTVESIEKKVNDCLIRSLNGNALDSNSRELRAIVAYIRWLGKDVPKGYKPPGSGIKEIAYLERKADTIKGKQVYIQKCSRCHGENGGGKTLSDTLAIEYPPLWGENSYNTGAGIYRISRFAGYVKNNMPFGADYSKPQLTDEEAWDVAAFVNSQPRPVKEFPEDWPVVSTKPVDHPFGPFSDTFSEQQHKYGPFGPIRDQRNKWRIK; from the coding sequence ATGAAAAAGCTTTTTTTCCGGGTGTTGTTGGGGATGGTGTTGCTGGGATTGATCCTGGTTGTTATTAAAATGTTTTTCGCCTGCCAGACAAAACGCGGAAGAAACTTAACCACGGTATTGTGGATGGCTCCCGATACAGCCATGATTCCATATACACCAAATGGAGCCATGATCCTTTATGGCCGGGATCTTATTGTGCATACTTCCATATACCTGGGACCAAGAGGAAAAATAGCGGCCATCAGCAATGGTATGAATTGCCAGAATTGCCACCTGGATGCGGGCACCAAACGCTGGGGAAACAACTATGGCGGAACGGCATCTACATACCCGAAATTCAGAGAAAGAAGCGGCACGGTTGAATCAATAGAAAAAAAAGTGAATGATTGTCTGATCCGAAGCCTCAATGGCAATGCCCTCGACAGTAACAGCCGGGAGCTCAGGGCGATCGTAGCTTACATACGATGGCTCGGGAAAGATGTACCTAAGGGATACAAGCCGCCCGGAAGCGGAATAAAAGAAATCGCCTACCTGGAAAGAAAGGCAGATACCATAAAAGGTAAACAGGTATACATACAGAAATGCAGTAGATGTCATGGGGAGAATGGAGGTGGCAAGACATTATCAGACACGCTGGCAATTGAGTATCCGCCTTTGTGGGGAGAGAACAGTTATAATACAGGCGCTGGCATTTACAGGATATCGAGATTTGCCGGGTATGTAAAAAACAATATGCCGTTTGGCGCGGACTATAGTAAACCACAATTAACCGACGAGGAAGCGTGGGATGTAGCTGCCTTTGTAAATTCACAACCTCGTCCTGTTAAAGAATTCCCCGAAGACTGGCCTGTAGTAAGCACGAAGCCGGTGGATCATCCTTTCGGGCCGTTCAGCGATACCTTTTCTGAGCAACAGCATAAATACGGTCCTTTTGGCCCTATCCGGGATCAAAGAAACAAGTGGCGCATTAAATAA
- a CDS encoding helix-turn-helix domain-containing protein, whose amino-acid sequence MFKVQSFRPHRLLQDYILSSLILESDFREEDSRNMIILPHLIQSLEFNLGPPDKVYDVTNKEYVASESVTGPNDIVCERCIYTGMKNLVVNFKPGGWFKLFHVPATNFTNKSIDLSVIIGSQMRELGKQLRECSNGEQQVAILEAFLIRQLLSERKYSRNLNETIRMIYAADGNITIRQLESGTYLTKRTLERNFLEQTGLHLKTFCRIVRFRRTIEYMEKEKKIQWCLLANRFGYSDQTHFINEFRHFAGCLPHEYPGFRSSLEQALGI is encoded by the coding sequence ATGTTCAAGGTGCAATCTTTCCGGCCGCACAGGTTGTTACAGGATTATATTCTTTCCTCCTTAATCCTGGAAAGCGATTTCCGGGAAGAAGACAGCCGGAACATGATCATCTTACCACATCTTATACAAAGTCTGGAATTTAATTTAGGTCCGCCGGATAAGGTTTATGATGTTACTAATAAGGAATATGTAGCATCAGAAAGTGTTACAGGACCCAATGATATTGTTTGTGAGCGCTGCATTTATACAGGAATGAAAAACCTTGTGGTAAATTTTAAGCCAGGCGGTTGGTTTAAACTCTTCCATGTTCCGGCAACTAATTTCACCAATAAAAGCATAGATCTATCAGTTATTATCGGTTCTCAAATGCGTGAATTAGGGAAGCAGCTGAGGGAATGCAGTAACGGAGAACAACAGGTTGCTATTCTGGAGGCATTTCTTATCAGGCAATTGTTAAGCGAAAGAAAATATTCAAGAAATCTGAATGAGACAATACGGATGATATATGCTGCAGATGGTAATATTACCATCCGGCAATTGGAGTCGGGCACTTACCTTACTAAACGTACTTTAGAAAGAAATTTTCTGGAACAAACAGGGCTCCACCTGAAAACATTTTGTCGCATTGTGCGCTTCCGACGAACGATTGAATACATGGAAAAAGAAAAAAAAATTCAATGGTGTTTATTGGCTAACCGGTTCGGGTATAGCGATCAAACTCATTTTATCAATGAGTTCAGACATTTCGCGGGATGTTTGCCACATGAATATCCCGGCTTCCGCAGTAGCCTGGAGCAGGCGTTGGGGATTTAA
- a CDS encoding lipid II flippase Amj family protein codes for MSTQIIIVFILTMLINLITTLSYAVRIVGVRTGRIAITFSLFNILVLLSRTANTFQAPLLAKTVEDGLKHQVTSNEAVFRYIILSCTIGSVLGAILIPTFRRLMTGAVANFSVHRSIPRLFYLGLSGAGMQFMKESLRMPAKETLVMLSDRKDFPWRIFIYNVLATAIITIAVLSCVYAAYLSPEYRTTASNLSGVINGIATVLMALFIDPHLSMLTDDVVLGKLSQGAFSRYVSYMVLARILGTLVAQVLFLPAAQLIAHLAEKV; via the coding sequence ATGTCTACCCAGATTATAATCGTTTTTATTCTTACCATGCTGATCAACCTGATCACAACATTATCATATGCCGTAAGAATTGTTGGGGTCAGAACAGGCAGAATTGCAATAACCTTTTCGCTATTCAATATACTGGTATTATTATCCCGTACTGCTAATACGTTTCAGGCGCCATTACTGGCAAAAACGGTGGAGGATGGATTGAAGCATCAGGTTACATCAAATGAGGCTGTTTTCAGGTATATTATTTTGTCCTGCACCATAGGCTCGGTATTGGGAGCAATATTGATTCCTACCTTCCGGCGATTGATGACGGGAGCGGTGGCTAATTTCAGTGTCCACAGATCTATTCCCCGCCTGTTTTATCTTGGGTTATCGGGTGCCGGCATGCAATTCATGAAGGAAAGTCTCAGGATGCCGGCAAAAGAAACCCTGGTGATGCTTTCAGACAGAAAGGATTTTCCCTGGCGTATTTTTATTTATAACGTCCTGGCTACGGCTATTATAACAATAGCTGTTTTATCATGCGTATATGCTGCCTATTTGAGCCCGGAATACAGGACAACGGCCAGCAATTTGTCGGGGGTAATAAATGGTATTGCAACGGTGTTGATGGCACTATTTATAGATCCGCATTTATCTATGCTTACAGATGATGTAGTGTTGGGAAAATTATCACAAGGGGCATTCAGCAGATATGTGTCTTATATGGTATTGGCGCGTATATTGGGAACCCTGGTGGCGCAGGTATTATTCCTGCCGGCTGCACAGTTGATAGCTCACCTGGCGGAGAAAGTTTAG
- the cls gene encoding cardiolipin synthase — protein sequence MKTLIGYLTDTEWHLYMKVGSIVLIVLIFIGLVATILMENRNPVKAIAYILVLVFIPIVGLIIYYYLGRDLRKRRRFTLKGSKDEVLFLRYWESQRSEIEQMQMLLRQQFGSKQELSAMLLNTRQSVLSRNNHVQILVNGEEKFPAVFSALRAAQHHIHIEYYMVTDDEVGRELTEILIEKLNVGVQVRFIYDDMGSNRIGKIPGKLQEHGASVYPFSPVLVDFYLNANYRNHRKIIVIDGKVGFVGGINLDERYINNGKYPTYWRDTHLRIEGDAVNLLQLQFLMSYRYCSKDVFPFAEPFFGRSQLKGNSFVDIVASGPDSEWPIAMQSILMAINVAKRRIRITNPYFIPTEELLTALQMAALAGKDVQLLLPFKGDSFIVQHAALSYLKPLLAAGVKIFFYTRGFIHAKTMVIDDSLAWVSSVNFDNRSFYLNCEIGVLIYDEEVAGKLNRVFDEDLLHAVPVQETRWNKRNFLNRFIDAVFRLLTPLL from the coding sequence GTGAAAACACTTATTGGTTATCTGACAGATACGGAATGGCATCTCTATATGAAAGTTGGTAGTATTGTTTTAATAGTGCTCATTTTCATCGGGCTGGTTGCCACTATACTAATGGAAAACCGCAATCCTGTGAAGGCCATTGCCTATATACTGGTACTGGTATTCATTCCGATAGTAGGATTAATTATCTACTATTATCTCGGCAGGGATCTGCGTAAGAGGCGAAGGTTTACACTCAAGGGCAGCAAAGATGAAGTGTTGTTCCTACGATATTGGGAATCACAGCGATCGGAAATAGAACAGATGCAGATGCTACTCAGGCAGCAATTCGGCAGCAAACAGGAACTGTCCGCTATGCTGCTGAATACCCGCCAATCCGTATTGAGTAGGAATAACCATGTACAGATACTCGTAAATGGAGAAGAAAAATTTCCTGCCGTATTCAGTGCCCTGAGGGCAGCCCAACATCATATACATATCGAATATTACATGGTGACAGATGATGAGGTCGGCAGAGAACTGACAGAGATCCTTATTGAAAAACTGAATGTTGGTGTACAGGTTCGTTTTATTTACGATGATATGGGAAGCAACCGGATCGGAAAAATCCCTGGCAAACTGCAGGAACATGGAGCCAGCGTGTATCCATTTTCTCCCGTGCTGGTCGACTTCTACCTGAATGCCAATTACCGTAATCACCGTAAAATAATTGTGATAGATGGTAAAGTAGGATTTGTTGGCGGCATCAACCTGGATGAACGTTACATCAACAACGGCAAATATCCTACTTACTGGCGGGATACGCATCTGCGTATTGAAGGCGATGCCGTTAATTTGTTGCAGTTGCAGTTTCTGATGAGCTATCGTTACTGTAGTAAAGATGTTTTTCCTTTCGCTGAACCTTTTTTTGGAAGATCTCAATTAAAAGGGAACAGCTTTGTTGATATCGTTGCCAGTGGCCCCGACTCTGAATGGCCAATAGCCATGCAAAGCATATTGATGGCCATTAACGTAGCAAAAAGACGTATCCGGATCACTAATCCTTATTTTATTCCGACCGAAGAGTTGCTAACAGCGCTACAAATGGCAGCCCTCGCGGGAAAGGACGTACAGTTGTTACTGCCATTTAAGGGCGATTCCTTCATCGTACAGCACGCTGCTTTATCTTACCTGAAACCCTTGCTGGCTGCAGGTGTAAAAATATTTTTCTATACCCGGGGTTTTATTCATGCTAAAACGATGGTGATAGATGATAGTCTCGCGTGGGTTAGTTCTGTGAACTTCGATAACCGCAGCTTTTATCTGAATTGTGAAATAGGAGTACTCATCTACGATGAGGAAGTAGCTGGCAAATTAAACAGGGTATTTGATGAAGATCTTTTACACGCAGTACCTGTACAGGAAACCCGTTGGAATAAGCGCAATTTTTTGAACCGCTTTATAGACGCCGTTTTCCGGTTATTAACCCCCCTGTTGTAA
- a CDS encoding porin family protein yields the protein MNDEFENSIRNKLNEADIPFDQDAWTKMEALLDADNQPKTPVAWWWLMLLPILGGLVWWSIQSIGVNENNVEAVVQAPASPQSSRTDTMQLSKAPNHTDAGVVSRETTKTTKTGRQQATSNNKTVFVNQNNDTATIGRNKPADEQTVMSAGNNIHPGHTSGDDNIKEENKSVIRLPDNYTKTNNSQFTSIPVTIKDYNLNGYTKINKPYEIPVKTGITEDSTAKKNRRKINAKGLYFGVTLGPDLNVAPSFNYGKVGFNVGLLAHYYFNRHWFVTTGAVYSKKLYGATNKDYKTPGGSVNNDLVKVNADCDVLDIPVNLNYTFLERNNNTLSATLGISNYLMLKEKYQYIYKTYPDWEKTVENENQHYLAILNVGALYQHPAGKRLIVGVQPYAKIPLRGVGIGQVKLYSAGVSFQINLLGKKR from the coding sequence ATGAATGACGAATTTGAAAATAGTATCCGTAACAAGCTGAATGAAGCTGACATTCCATTTGACCAGGATGCCTGGACGAAAATGGAAGCGTTGCTTGATGCAGATAATCAGCCTAAAACACCAGTTGCATGGTGGTGGCTAATGCTGTTGCCGATTCTCGGTGGACTGGTTTGGTGGAGCATTCAATCAATTGGTGTTAACGAGAATAATGTGGAGGCCGTTGTGCAGGCACCTGCATCCCCCCAAAGCAGCCGTACAGATACCATGCAGCTTTCCAAAGCGCCAAATCATACTGATGCCGGCGTCGTTTCACGTGAAACAACCAAAACAACCAAAACAGGCAGGCAACAAGCCACAAGCAATAATAAAACCGTTTTTGTCAATCAAAACAACGATACCGCTACTATAGGAAGAAATAAACCTGCTGATGAACAAACGGTAATGTCTGCCGGAAACAACATACATCCGGGACATACATCCGGTGATGATAATATTAAAGAAGAGAATAAATCGGTTATCCGTCTTCCGGATAATTATACAAAAACAAATAATAGCCAGTTTACCAGCATTCCCGTAACGATAAAAGACTATAACCTTAACGGGTATACGAAAATAAACAAACCTTACGAAATACCAGTAAAAACAGGCATTACAGAGGATTCGACCGCAAAAAAAAATCGTAGAAAAATCAATGCCAAAGGGCTTTATTTTGGAGTTACCCTGGGACCGGATCTTAATGTTGCTCCTTCTTTTAATTACGGTAAAGTGGGCTTCAATGTGGGACTGCTTGCTCATTATTATTTTAACAGGCACTGGTTCGTTACTACCGGTGCGGTTTATAGTAAGAAGCTTTATGGTGCTACGAATAAAGATTATAAAACGCCGGGCGGATCTGTTAACAATGATCTTGTAAAAGTAAATGCCGATTGCGATGTACTCGACATTCCTGTGAACCTTAATTATACCTTCCTGGAAAGGAACAATAATACTTTGAGTGCTACCCTTGGGATCTCTAATTACCTGATGTTGAAAGAGAAGTATCAGTATATCTATAAGACCTACCCCGACTGGGAAAAAACGGTGGAAAATGAGAACCAGCACTATCTGGCCATTCTTAATGTAGGTGCTTTATACCAGCATCCCGCAGGAAAACGGCTCATTGTTGGGGTGCAACCATATGCAAAAATTCCCCTTCGTGGGGTGGGGATTGGACAGGTTAAACTGTACTCTGCCGGTGTATCCTTTCAGATTAACCTTCTGGGAAAAAAACGCTGA
- a CDS encoding RNA polymerase sigma factor: MQDLNNINDLIAGCCRKERNSQEMLYRNFFAYALSICLRYAQNRDEAIEIMNDGFLKIFQHIQSFDTSRSFKTWLAKIMVNTAIDFLRGKKKLVFTDDFSQLQDPGTNEKAIDKLSYDELLKHIQALPPAYRTVFNLYVMEGFQHQEIAQILRISEGTSKSNLFKAKKILKERIIKASINMDDGIDLNMPLYKNE; encoded by the coding sequence GTGCAGGATCTGAATAATATTAATGATCTGATAGCAGGTTGTTGCAGAAAAGAACGCAACAGCCAGGAAATGTTATACCGGAATTTTTTCGCTTATGCTTTAAGTATTTGTTTACGATATGCACAGAACAGGGATGAAGCGATTGAAATCATGAATGATGGATTTCTTAAAATATTTCAACACATTCAATCTTTCGACACAAGCAGATCATTTAAAACCTGGCTGGCAAAAATAATGGTAAATACTGCCATCGACTTTTTGAGAGGTAAGAAGAAACTAGTATTCACTGATGATTTTAGCCAGTTACAGGATCCTGGTACCAATGAAAAGGCTATAGATAAACTATCCTATGACGAACTCCTGAAACATATACAGGCGCTGCCTCCGGCCTACAGGACTGTTTTTAACCTGTATGTTATGGAAGGATTTCAGCACCAGGAAATTGCGCAGATATTGCGCATCTCGGAAGGTACCTCCAAATCAAATCTGTTTAAAGCAAAAAAAATACTGAAAGAAAGAATAATAAAAGCTTCCATTAACATGGATGATGGTATAGACTTAAATATGCCTTTGTATAAAAATGAATGA